From a region of the Labrus mixtus chromosome 5, fLabMix1.1, whole genome shotgun sequence genome:
- the LOC132974802 gene encoding proprotein convertase subtilisin/kexin type 5-like produces MKNGQCVPLECSQGEVEDVEDEDCLPCDEGCKQCQRKDSGDLETVCLKCEDGFYQLGSDCHHSCPDGTYNVDGDMVCAPCEDKKCVICDQSQCYWCEEGRYVFDGECVAHCKEGFFVDEESQECEPCHRACHECGGPRYDDCDSCEEGFRLENGECLEGRQLAPCLEKHFRNAQGECEQCHAFCKTCSGAGSENCRSCSSGRFLTARQTCVTRCPSGTFANEASSRCEDCSEGCVMCQDDKHCQRCHSGLYLHSDVCVVDCPRGFPQDGVCQLCEPQCESCRGNSTHCLSCGVHYFLLDHSCTSHCPEGYHASETQCHRCPAHCRECNEDGLCKKCAPYYFLHDDKCVDDCPAGFFASEGQQDCMRCHADCASCDGPDFDDCDVCRNPKAVRYRGECLPDCPEETYHDDSTNECRDCDKTCSSCSGPEPSSCLVCKTNRHKDASGHCVWYSQCPLRSYIDTNGECQQCHKLCHRCYGPGKDQCFSCNDPLFLLNSTCVQECPVGYHADDNDENVCERCHFSCKSCAGRHSVQCLACKTGFFKEGSSCVETCSESHFGNTSTMVCERCDPSCSRCWAGGNRNCLSCREGYVYLRQRGQCLKSCPPGYYRRGHSCYQCHPTCKTCNDGGASSCQSCYDGFKYMGGICESKCLVGFYAASKGDDPICKACDPSCLDCRGPTSKNCTVCPALQMLSDDGRCLSCCGDKARHDGKPLSWECCNCSISWDECIMGVNFVIKDTWDIEAQHTTTRQLITACVLLILAMGGGVFLYLNTRSKSQTLAPKIKAGGYEKLDTNGGVAAQPATSSFGEYSDRIMEGEDEEEEDDEDIVYMGQDGTVYKKFKYGLLDEEEIELEYDDESYSFG; encoded by the exons AACGGCCAGTGTGTCCCGCTGGAGTGCAGTCAAG gCGAGGTCGAAGATGTAGAAGATGAGGACTGTCTTCCATGCGACGAGGGCTGCAAGCAATGTCAACGTA AGGATTCAGGAGATCTGGAAACTGTCTGCCTCAAATGTGAAGATGGATTCTACCA GTTGGGCTCGGATTGTCATCATTCGTGTCCTGACGGGACCTACAATGTGGACGGCGACATGGTGTGTGCTCCGTGTGAAGACAAGAAGTGTGTCATCTGTGACCAGTCCCAGTGCTACTGGTGTGAAGAGGGACGCTACGTCTTTG ATGGAGAGTGTGTGGCTCACTGTAAGGAAGGTTTCTTTGTGGACGAGGAGAGCCAGGAGTGTGAGCCCTGTCACCGCGCCTGTCATGAATGCGGAGGGCCGCGGTACGACGACTGCGACTCCTGCGAGGAAGGCTTCAGGCTGGAGAACGGGGAGTGTTTGGAGGGCAGACAGCTTGCCCCCTGCCTGGAGAAACACTTCAGAAACG CTCAGGGTGAATGTGAGCAGTGCCACGCATTCTGTAAGACCTGCTCTGGAGCAGGGAGCGAGAACTGCAGGAGCTGCTCCTCAG GTCGTTTCCTGACTGCTCGACAGACCTGTGTGACTCGTTGTCCGTCCGGCACGTTTGCCAACGAGGCGTCAAGTCGCTGTGAGGACTGCTCTGAAGGCTGTGTCATGTGCCAGGATGACAAACACTGCCAGCGCTGCCACAGTGGGCTTTACCTGcacagtgatgtgtgtgtggtggactGTCCCAG GGGTTTTCCTCAGGACGGTGTTTGTCAGCTGTGTGAGCCACAGTGTGAATCCTGCAGGGGAAACTCCACTCACTGTCTGAGCTGCGGGGTGCACTACTTCCTGCTGGATCACTCCTGCACGTCACACTGTCCGGAGGGATATCACGCCAGCGAGACCCAGTGCCACCGCTGCCCAGCTCACTGCAGAGAGTGCAATGAAGACGGCCTGTGCAAGA agtgtGCCCCTTATTACTTCCTCCATGACGATAAGTGTGTGGACGATTGTCCCGCTGGTTTCTTTGCCAGCGAGGGGCAGCAGGATTGTATGCGCTGCCACGCTGATTGTGCCTCGTGTGACGGTCCAGACTTTGACGACTGTGATGTGTGTCGCAACCCCAAAGCCGTCCGTTACAGAGGAGAGTGTCTGCCCGACTGTCCCGAAGAGACCTACCATGATGACAGCACCAACGAGTGCAGAG ATTGTGACAAGACATGTTCGAGCTGCTCAGGCCCCGAGCCCTCGTCCTGCCTCgtctgcaaaacaaacaggcaCAAAGACGCCAGCGGACACTGTGTGTGGTACAGTCAGTGCCCCCTGCGCTCGTACATAGACACCAATGGAGAGTGCCAACAGTGTCACAAACTGTGCCATCGATGTTACGGGCCGGGCAAAGACCAATGCTTCAGCTGCAACGATCCGCTCTTCCTTCTGA ACAGCACATGTGTGCAGGAGTGTCCTGTGGGTTACCATGCCGACGATAATGATGAAAACGTGTGTGAGCGCTGTCACTTCAGCTGTAAGTCGTGTGCGGGTCGTCACAGCGTTCAGTGTCTCGCCTGTAAAACGGGATTCTTCAAAGAGGGAAGCAGCTGCGTGGAAACCTGTTCAGAGAg tcACTTTGGAAACACCAGCACGATGGTGTGTGAGCGCTGTGACCCGTCCTGCAGCCGTTGTTGGGCGGGAGGAAACAGAAACTGTCTGAGCTGTCGGGAAGGTTACGTCTACCTGAGACAGCGGGGGCAGTGTCTGAAGAGCTGCCCTCCAGGCTACTATCGAAGAGGACACTCCTGCTACCAGTGTCACCCCACCTGCAAGACCTGCAACG acggGGGAGCTTCTTCCTGCCAGTCCTGTTATGACGGCTTCAAGTACATGGGTGGAATCTGTGAATCCAAATGTCTTGTAGGCTTCTACGCTGCGTCAAAG GGCGATGATCCAATCTGTAAAGCGTGTGACCCGTCCTGCCTTGACTGCCGAGGTCCCACATCAAAGAACTGCACAGTGTGTCCTGCCCTCCAGATGCTGTCAGACGACGGCCGCTGCTTGTCCTGCTGTGGAGACAAAGCACGGCACGACGGTAAACCGTTGTCCTGGGAGTGCTGTAACTGCAGCATCTCATGGG ACGAGTGCATCATGGGAGTGAACTTTGTCATAAAGGACACTTGGGATATAGAGGCTCAACACACCACCACCAGGCAACTCATCACCGCCTGCGTCCTACTCATCCTCGCTATGGGAGGAGGGGTCTTCCTCTACCTCAACACTCGATCCAAATCCCAAACCCTCGCACCAAAAATCAAAGCTGGAGGCTACGAGAAACTGGACACTAACGGAGGCGTCGCCGCGCAACCAGCCACCTCTTCATTCGGGGAGTACAGCGACCGAATCATGGagggtgaggacgaggaggaggaggacgatgaagaTATTGTGTACATGGGGCAAGACGGGACGGTGTACAAAAAGTTCAAGTACGGACTCTTGGACGAGGAGGAGATTGAGCTCGAGTACGACGATGAGAGCTACTCGTTCGGTTGA